In one Streptomyces sp. T12 genomic region, the following are encoded:
- a CDS encoding (deoxy)nucleoside triphosphate pyrophosphohydrolase, with amino-acid sequence MTERIVVGAALLEGDRLLAARRSAPEELAGRWELPGGKVEPGETPEAALVRELREELGVDAEVVERVPGQWPLKSPYVLQVWVARLLPGGGEPKPLQDHDALRWLAPGELWDVDWLDQDVPAVREVAGRLGAAGA; translated from the coding sequence ATGACGGAACGGATCGTGGTCGGGGCCGCGCTGTTGGAGGGGGACCGCCTGCTCGCGGCGCGGCGCAGCGCGCCCGAGGAACTGGCCGGGCGCTGGGAGCTGCCCGGCGGCAAGGTCGAACCCGGCGAGACACCCGAGGCGGCGCTCGTGCGGGAGCTGCGGGAGGAACTCGGCGTGGACGCCGAGGTGGTCGAGCGCGTGCCGGGGCAGTGGCCCCTGAAGTCGCCGTACGTCCTGCAGGTGTGGGTGGCCCGCCTCCTCCCCGGCGGCGGCGAACCCAAGCCCCTCCAGGATCACGACGCGCTGCGCTGGCTGGCGCCCGGGGAACTCTGGGACGTGGACTGGCTGGACCAGGACGTGCCGGCGGTCCGGGAGGTGGCGGGCCGGCTGGGGGCGGCGGGTGCCTGA
- a CDS encoding ATP-binding protein, translating to MKSDMGNPLAREVIGVIDSEDGCAEWTFPAEAGAVRAARTAVRGRLRAWGLDSLTDITALLVSELVTNSLRHATGPIGVRLVRPVDLDGVLLVEVSDPLPDPPLERVAEPEDESGRGLQLVAHSSRRWGTRPGRNTGKTVWFELAVPE from the coding sequence ATGAAATCGGACATGGGGAATCCGCTGGCCCGGGAAGTGATCGGCGTGATCGACTCCGAAGACGGCTGCGCCGAGTGGACCTTCCCCGCAGAGGCGGGTGCCGTGCGTGCCGCTCGTACAGCCGTTCGCGGCCGGTTGCGCGCCTGGGGCCTGGACAGCCTCACCGACATCACGGCGCTGCTCGTCAGTGAGCTGGTCACCAACTCCCTGCGGCACGCGACGGGGCCCATCGGCGTACGCCTGGTACGCCCCGTCGATCTCGACGGCGTCCTCCTGGTCGAGGTCTCCGACCCTCTCCCCGATCCACCCCTCGAACGCGTCGCCGAACCAGAGGACGAGAGCGGCCGCGGACTCCAACTCGTGGCGCACTCCTCGCGCCGTTGGGGAACCAGGCCGGGGCGCAACACGGGCAAGACGGTGTGGTTCGAGCTCGCGGTGCCGGAGTGA
- a CDS encoding SpoIIE family protein phosphatase, translated as MSEIPAKATESEDPSDGARVKAVGQRVYGTQASQDPQASRDTQASDEFRPGDAVWQSSPPGSIYDYIKVASFSIGPDGLVDQWSLRAEQLFGIPAERAVGMDPIEAFIDPDLREQGQRKMAEILDGREWTGVVPFRMPDHADEGGGKDGLAEVYVMPTRTEDGEKAAVCIVVDVRTLRRMETDLAASQAIFGQSPFGFVLIDPELKVRRVNHRFASLFGGTPDDHRGRDVHAYLPRAEADRVVATLRRVLESGDSITDMHVTGFLPGSDERRHWSINLYRVRSGSGRPIGIAWLGTDITARRAAAREAAAARRNLALLNEAGARIGNSLDLETTARELLDVVVPGFCDLATVDLYQGLLAGDETPPGLADGSAELRRVAFASAVSDAPFVGGGVAVAVGAVHHYPFNSPCADALRTARPQYVPGEEGGLVQSTLAVPMVAHDTVVGLAQFARTKGSEPFGDRDRDLAVELAARAAVCIDNARLYRREHERALILQRSLLPPGDPVASGLDIACRYLPGNSSADRPSEVGGDWFDVIELPGHRTALVVGDVMGRGLRAAVAMGELRSAVRTLALLDLEPAEVLSALDEIARGLGAPGGVQQATRAARRPREADLSEVYLATCVYAVYDSVTRRCTFANAGHLPPVLVEPGEAALMLDVPPGMPLGVGGEPFEEVEVELPEGALLALYTDGLVESRDHPLDEGLQAFVGALTDPSSPLEDVCDHVLNTLDSHHGEDDIALLMARVQGLPAESVGDWTLPREPRSVGRAREYARGQLLSWDLEPLVDTTELLVSELVTNALRYGEGEIRLRLLLDRTLVCEVWDSGLVQPRRRRARDTDEGGRGLQLVGLLSAAWGSRRTPRGKTVWFELPLPDGENGLADPAEALLSLF; from the coding sequence GTGAGCGAGATACCAGCGAAGGCCACGGAGTCCGAGGACCCGTCGGACGGCGCGAGGGTGAAGGCCGTGGGGCAGCGGGTTTACGGCACACAGGCCTCGCAGGACCCACAGGCATCCCGCGACACACAGGCCTCCGACGAGTTCCGCCCCGGCGACGCCGTCTGGCAGAGCAGTCCGCCCGGCTCGATCTACGACTACATCAAGGTCGCGTCCTTCTCCATCGGCCCCGACGGCCTGGTCGACCAGTGGAGCCTGCGCGCCGAGCAGCTCTTCGGCATCCCGGCCGAGCGTGCCGTCGGCATGGACCCCATAGAGGCGTTCATCGACCCGGACCTGCGCGAGCAGGGCCAGCGCAAGATGGCCGAGATCCTCGACGGGCGGGAGTGGACCGGCGTGGTCCCCTTCCGGATGCCGGACCACGCCGACGAAGGGGGCGGCAAGGACGGTCTCGCCGAGGTGTACGTCATGCCGACGCGGACCGAGGACGGCGAGAAGGCCGCCGTGTGCATCGTCGTCGACGTCCGCACCCTGCGCCGGATGGAGACCGACCTCGCCGCCTCGCAGGCGATATTCGGTCAATCTCCGTTCGGTTTCGTGCTGATCGACCCCGAACTGAAGGTCCGCCGCGTCAACCACCGCTTCGCCTCTCTCTTCGGCGGCACACCCGACGACCACCGCGGCCGCGACGTCCACGCCTATCTGCCCCGCGCCGAGGCCGACCGGGTCGTGGCCACCCTGCGCCGCGTCCTGGAGAGCGGCGACTCCATCACGGACATGCACGTCACCGGCTTTCTGCCGGGCTCCGACGAGCGCCGTCACTGGTCCATCAACCTCTACCGGGTGCGCAGCGGCAGCGGCCGCCCCATCGGCATCGCCTGGCTCGGAACCGACATCACCGCCCGTCGCGCGGCCGCCCGCGAGGCCGCCGCCGCCCGGCGCAATCTCGCCCTTCTCAACGAGGCCGGTGCCCGCATCGGCAACTCCCTCGACCTGGAGACCACGGCCCGCGAACTGCTCGACGTCGTCGTCCCCGGCTTCTGCGACCTGGCCACGGTCGACCTCTACCAGGGCCTGCTGGCCGGCGACGAGACCCCGCCCGGCCTCGCCGACGGCAGCGCGGAACTGCGCCGCGTCGCCTTCGCCAGTGCCGTCTCCGACGCGCCCTTCGTCGGCGGCGGCGTCGCCGTCGCGGTCGGCGCCGTGCACCACTACCCCTTCAACTCGCCCTGCGCGGACGCCCTGCGCACCGCCCGGCCGCAGTACGTGCCCGGCGAGGAGGGCGGCCTCGTGCAGTCCACGCTCGCCGTGCCGATGGTCGCCCACGACACGGTCGTAGGACTGGCGCAGTTCGCCCGTACGAAGGGCAGCGAGCCGTTCGGCGACCGGGACCGCGATCTGGCGGTCGAGCTCGCCGCACGTGCCGCGGTCTGCATCGACAACGCCCGCCTGTACCGGCGCGAGCACGAGCGCGCGCTGATACTGCAACGGTCCCTGCTCCCGCCGGGCGATCCGGTCGCGTCCGGCCTGGACATCGCGTGCCGCTATCTGCCGGGCAACTCCTCCGCGGACCGCCCGAGCGAGGTGGGCGGCGACTGGTTCGACGTCATCGAACTCCCCGGCCACCGCACGGCGTTGGTCGTCGGGGACGTCATGGGCCGAGGGCTGCGCGCGGCCGTGGCGATGGGCGAACTCCGTTCGGCCGTCCGAACGCTGGCGCTGCTGGACCTCGAACCGGCCGAGGTCCTCTCGGCGTTGGACGAGATCGCGCGCGGCCTGGGCGCCCCCGGCGGTGTCCAGCAGGCCACCCGCGCGGCCCGCCGCCCCCGCGAGGCGGACCTGTCCGAGGTGTACCTCGCGACCTGCGTCTACGCGGTCTACGACTCCGTCACGCGCCGCTGCACCTTCGCGAACGCCGGTCATCTGCCACCGGTCCTCGTCGAACCCGGCGAGGCGGCGCTGATGCTGGATGTGCCGCCGGGCATGCCGCTGGGTGTGGGCGGGGAGCCGTTCGAGGAGGTGGAGGTGGAGCTGCCGGAGGGTGCGCTGCTGGCGCTCTACACGGATGGACTGGTGGAGTCCCGCGACCATCCCCTGGACGAGGGCCTGCAAGCCTTCGTCGGCGCGCTCACCGACCCCTCCAGTCCCCTGGAGGATGTCTGCGACCACGTCCTCAACACCCTCGACAGCCACCACGGCGAGGACGACATCGCCCTGCTGATGGCCCGCGTCCAGGGCCTGCCCGCCGAGTCGGTCGGCGACTGGACGCTGCCGCGCGAGCCGCGCAGCGTGGGCCGCGCCCGCGAGTACGCCCGCGGCCAACTCCTTTCATGGGACCTGGAACCCCTGGTCGACACCACGGAGCTCCTGGTCAGCGAACTGGTCACCAACGCCCTGCGCTACGGCGAGGGCGAGATCAGGCTGCGGCTGCTGTTGGACCGCACGCTGGTCTGCGAGGTCTGGGACTCCGGCCTGGTCCAACCCCGCCGCCGCCGCGCCCGCGACACGGACGAGGGCGGCCGCGGCCTGCAACTGGTCGGCCTCCTCAGCGCGGCCTGGGGCTCCCGCCGCACCCCGCGAGGCAAGACGGTGTGGTTCGAACTCCCCTTGCCGGACGGGGAGAACGGGTTGGCGGATCCGGCGGAGGCGTTGCTGAGCCTGTTCTGA
- a CDS encoding succinate dehydrogenase/fumarate reductase iron-sulfur subunit — MSSYEARFKVWRGDVQGGGLEDFEVEVNDGEVVLDIIHRLQATQAPDLAVRWNCKAGKCGSCSAEINGRPRLMCMTRMSVFTREETITVTPLRAFPVVRDLVTDVGFNYTKAREVPAFVPPEGLAPGEYRMMQEDVDRSQEFRKCIECFLCQDTCHVVRDHEENKPAFAGPRFLMRVAELDMHPLDAATETGLDRKRAAQDEHGLGYCNITKCCTEVCPEGIKITDNALIPLKERAVDRKYDPLVWLGSKIRRRSS, encoded by the coding sequence GTGAGCAGCTATGAGGCCCGCTTCAAGGTGTGGCGGGGCGATGTGCAGGGCGGCGGCCTGGAGGACTTCGAGGTCGAGGTGAACGACGGCGAGGTGGTCCTGGACATCATCCACCGCCTCCAGGCCACCCAGGCCCCCGACCTGGCCGTCCGCTGGAACTGCAAGGCGGGCAAGTGCGGTTCGTGTTCGGCGGAGATCAACGGGCGGCCGCGGCTGATGTGCATGACGCGGATGTCGGTGTTCACCCGGGAGGAGACGATCACCGTCACGCCGCTGCGGGCGTTTCCCGTCGTACGGGACCTGGTCACGGACGTCGGCTTCAACTACACCAAGGCACGCGAGGTGCCGGCCTTCGTGCCGCCGGAGGGCCTGGCCCCGGGCGAGTACCGCATGATGCAGGAGGACGTGGACCGCTCGCAGGAGTTCCGCAAGTGCATCGAGTGCTTCCTGTGCCAGGACACCTGCCATGTCGTCCGCGACCACGAGGAGAACAAGCCGGCGTTCGCGGGCCCGCGCTTCCTGATGCGGGTGGCGGAACTGGACATGCACCCGCTGGACGCGGCCACGGAGACGGGCCTGGACCGCAAGCGCGCGGCCCAGGACGAACACGGTCTCGGCTACTGCAACATCACCAAGTGCTGCACCGAGGTCTGCCCCGAGGGCATCAAGATCACGGACAATGCGCTGATCCCCTTGAAGGAACGGGCCGTCGACCGCAAGTACGACCCGTTGGTGTGGCTGGGGTCGAAGATCAGGAGGCGTTCCTCGTAA
- a CDS encoding fumarate reductase/succinate dehydrogenase flavoprotein subunit, with product MSVVERQEWDVVVVGAGGAGLRAAIEARERGARTAVICKSLFGKAHTVMAEGGIAAAMANANEHDNWQVHFRDTMRGGKFLNQWRMAELHAQEAPERVWELETWGALFDRTKDGRISQRNFGGHEYPRLAHVGDRTGLELIRTLQQKIVSLQQQDKKETGDYESRLKIFQECTVTRILKDGSRVSGVFAYERETGRFFVLEAPSVVIATGGIGKSFKVTSNSWEYTGDGHALALLAGAPLLNMEFVQFHPTGMVWPPSVKGILVTESVRGDGGVLRNSEGKRFMFDYIPDVFKEKYAQSEEEGDRWYEDPDNNRRPPELLPRDEVARAINAEVKAGRGSPHGGVFLDVSTRMPAEVIRRRLPSMYHQFKELADVDITAEAMEVGPTCHYVMGGIAVESDTAAARGVPGLYAAGEVAGGMHGSNRLGGNSLSDLLVFGRRAGWHAAEYAAARAFERPEVSDLQIDTAAAEALRPFSAEGPAGGADDGRPPENPYALHQELQQTMNDLVGIIRREAEMEQALEKLADLRERARRAGVEGHRQFNPGWHLALDLRNMLLVSECVARAALERTESRGGHTREDHPTMDRKWRNINLLCQLTDPTGGLAATDPERGQIALLRETTDPVRPDLLALFEKEELVKYLAEEELYQ from the coding sequence ATGTCCGTGGTCGAGCGGCAGGAGTGGGACGTCGTCGTGGTCGGCGCCGGGGGCGCGGGCCTGCGGGCGGCGATCGAGGCGCGCGAGCGGGGCGCCCGTACGGCCGTGATCTGCAAGTCGCTGTTCGGCAAGGCGCACACCGTGATGGCCGAGGGCGGCATCGCGGCAGCCATGGCCAACGCCAACGAGCACGACAACTGGCAGGTCCACTTCCGCGACACCATGCGCGGCGGCAAGTTCCTCAACCAGTGGCGGATGGCCGAGCTGCACGCGCAGGAGGCGCCGGAGCGGGTGTGGGAGCTGGAGACCTGGGGCGCGCTCTTCGACCGTACGAAGGACGGCCGTATCTCCCAGCGCAACTTCGGCGGCCACGAGTACCCGCGTCTCGCGCACGTCGGCGACCGCACCGGCCTGGAGCTGATCCGCACGCTCCAGCAGAAGATCGTCTCGCTGCAGCAGCAGGACAAGAAGGAGACCGGCGACTACGAGTCCCGCCTGAAGATCTTCCAGGAGTGCACGGTCACGAGGATCCTCAAGGACGGCAGCCGGGTCTCCGGGGTCTTCGCGTACGAGCGCGAGACGGGCCGCTTCTTCGTCCTCGAAGCCCCCTCCGTGGTGATCGCGACGGGCGGCATCGGCAAGTCCTTCAAGGTGACGTCGAACTCGTGGGAGTACACCGGCGACGGCCACGCGCTGGCGCTGCTGGCCGGGGCACCGCTGCTGAACATGGAGTTCGTGCAGTTCCATCCGACGGGCATGGTCTGGCCGCCGTCGGTGAAGGGCATCCTGGTCACGGAGTCGGTGCGCGGCGACGGAGGGGTGCTGCGCAACTCCGAGGGCAAGCGGTTCATGTTCGACTACATCCCCGACGTCTTCAAGGAGAAGTACGCCCAGTCGGAGGAAGAGGGCGACCGCTGGTACGAGGACCCGGACAACAACCGGCGGCCCCCGGAGCTGCTCCCGCGTGACGAGGTGGCGCGGGCGATCAACGCCGAGGTGAAGGCGGGCCGGGGCTCCCCGCACGGCGGGGTGTTCCTGGACGTCTCGACCCGGATGCCGGCGGAGGTCATCCGCCGTCGCCTGCCCTCCATGTACCACCAGTTCAAGGAGCTGGCGGACGTGGACATCACGGCGGAGGCGATGGAGGTCGGGCCGACCTGCCACTACGTCATGGGGGGCATCGCGGTCGAGTCGGACACGGCGGCCGCACGCGGCGTGCCCGGCCTGTACGCGGCCGGCGAGGTCGCGGGCGGCATGCACGGCTCGAACCGGCTGGGCGGCAACTCACTCTCCGACCTGCTGGTCTTCGGCCGCCGGGCGGGCTGGCACGCCGCCGAGTACGCGGCCGCGCGGGCCTTCGAACGCCCCGAGGTCAGCGACCTGCAGATCGACACGGCGGCCGCGGAGGCGCTGCGCCCCTTCTCGGCCGAGGGTCCGGCCGGGGGCGCGGACGACGGACGTCCGCCGGAGAACCCGTACGCCCTCCACCAGGAGCTCCAGCAGACCATGAACGACCTCGTCGGCATCATCCGCCGCGAGGCCGAGATGGAGCAGGCCCTGGAAAAGCTGGCGGACCTGCGCGAGCGCGCCCGCCGGGCCGGAGTCGAAGGCCACCGTCAGTTCAACCCGGGCTGGCACCTGGCACTCGACCTGCGCAACATGCTGCTGGTCAGCGAGTGCGTGGCCCGGGCGGCACTGGAGCGCACGGAGTCGCGCGGCGGCCACACCCGGGAGGACCACCCGACGATGGACCGCAAGTGGCGCAACATCAACCTGCTGTGCCAGCTCACCGACCCGACGGGCGGGCTGGCGGCCACGGACCCGGAACGCGGCCAGATCGCCCTGCTACGCGAGACCACCGACCCCGTCCGCCCCGACCTGCTCGCTCTCTTCGAGAAGGAGGAGCTGGTCAAGTACCTCGCCGAAGAGGAGCTCTACCAGTGA
- a CDS encoding ABC transporter family substrate-binding protein has product MSYDGVGPRPGRGAVMRSVAFLAAGVLAVPVLAGCSDPDPAGKPLAGQDIAPAGRALIADGGTLRWAVDAVPETLNTFQSDADATTTRIAQAALPSMFRLDESGRPERNPDYLESAKTVETEPKQVVLYKLNQQAVWSDGREIGAADFAAQWRALSGKDSAYWTARNAGYDRIEKIERGDNDLEVRVTFERPYADWRSLFSPLYPKEVMGTPDSFNDGARRKLKVSAGPFAVKKIDRKDDEVRLTRNPRWWGQPAKLNEIVLRAVPRDERAAQLAAGQLDLAEIDPAAARRIALASPPRGATASATGTALMGPGRSNRTTTKERRQQVVLQGFEVRKSLEPAYTQLALNGADGPLADERVRRAVARALDRKELAKLVLAPLGLPTEPVGSHLALSGQAAYADNSGAIGGQDTAEAQALLADAGWVQGGPIKEKKGEKAAGAEGEKADKSEKGDKSEKGEKREKGAEGGKADKADKADKGEKGEKGEKGEKGEKGEKADKKSESSSESESSSESKSDSDAESEGGDDGTYIVGEDNKADGGGGRDGEHLAQDGKQYGTKQLHQGGAPGAYAPQGTAAPQGTAAPAGAAVLPLAKNGKPLTLRFVVPSGEGSQTLRTVADRIGLMLERVGIRTEITKVADESYFKDHIASGQYDLALYSWPASAYPATDARPIYAKPVPAADGSLNVEQNYTRVGTDQVDQLFDQAIATLDESQARSLIRKADSRIWAAAGSIPLYQRPQLTAAKRNVANAGAFGFRTPVYEDMGFLKKGARPSASASATER; this is encoded by the coding sequence ATGTCCTACGACGGCGTCGGACCCAGGCCCGGCCGCGGCGCGGTCATGCGCTCGGTCGCCTTCCTGGCCGCTGGTGTGCTCGCGGTGCCCGTGCTCGCCGGTTGCAGTGACCCGGACCCGGCCGGAAAGCCACTGGCCGGGCAGGACATCGCCCCGGCCGGCCGGGCCCTGATCGCCGACGGCGGCACGCTGCGGTGGGCCGTGGACGCCGTACCGGAGACGCTGAACACCTTCCAGTCGGACGCCGACGCGACCACGACCCGGATCGCGCAGGCCGCCCTGCCGTCGATGTTCCGGCTCGACGAGAGCGGGCGGCCGGAGCGCAATCCGGACTACCTGGAGTCCGCCAAGACCGTCGAGACCGAGCCCAAGCAGGTCGTCCTGTACAAGCTCAACCAGCAGGCCGTCTGGAGCGACGGCCGCGAGATCGGCGCCGCCGACTTCGCCGCCCAGTGGCGGGCCCTGTCGGGCAAGGACAGCGCCTACTGGACCGCCCGCAACGCCGGCTACGACCGCATCGAGAAGATCGAGCGCGGTGACAACGACCTGGAGGTGCGGGTCACCTTCGAGCGGCCGTACGCGGACTGGCGGTCGCTGTTCTCGCCGCTGTACCCGAAGGAGGTCATGGGCACGCCGGACTCGTTCAACGACGGGGCGCGGCGCAAGCTCAAGGTCAGCGCCGGGCCGTTCGCCGTGAAGAAGATCGACCGCAAGGACGACGAGGTCCGGCTCACCCGCAATCCCCGCTGGTGGGGGCAGCCGGCCAAGCTCAACGAGATCGTGCTGCGGGCCGTGCCGCGCGACGAGCGGGCCGCCCAGCTGGCCGCCGGACAGCTCGACCTGGCCGAGATCGACCCCGCCGCGGCCCGGCGCATCGCGCTCGCCTCGCCTCCCCGGGGGGCGACCGCCAGTGCCACCGGTACGGCGCTGATGGGCCCGGGCCGGAGCAACAGGACGACCACCAAGGAGCGCCGGCAGCAGGTGGTCCTCCAGGGCTTCGAGGTACGGAAGTCCCTGGAACCGGCGTACACCCAGCTCGCCCTCAACGGTGCCGACGGCCCACTTGCCGACGAGCGGGTGCGGCGGGCCGTGGCGCGCGCGCTCGACCGCAAGGAACTGGCCAAGCTGGTCCTCGCCCCGCTCGGCCTGCCGACCGAGCCGGTCGGCAGCCACCTCGCCCTCTCCGGCCAGGCCGCGTACGCCGACAACAGCGGCGCGATCGGCGGCCAGGACACGGCGGAGGCGCAGGCACTGCTGGCGGACGCGGGGTGGGTGCAGGGCGGGCCGATCAAGGAGAAGAAGGGGGAGAAGGCGGCTGGGGCGGAGGGGGAGAAGGCCGACAAGAGCGAGAAGGGCGACAAGAGCGAGAAGGGCGAGAAGCGCGAGAAAGGCGCGGAGGGCGGCAAGGCTGACAAGGCTGACAAAGCCGACAAAGGCGAGAAGGGCGAGAAGGGCGAGAAGGGCGAGAAGGGCGAGAAGGGCGAGAAGGCCGACAAGAAGTCGGAGTCGAGCTCGGAGTCGGAGTCGAGCTCGGAGTCGAAGTCGGACTCGGACGCGGAGTCGGAGGGCGGGGACGACGGGACGTACATCGTCGGGGAGGACAACAAGGCGGACGGCGGCGGAGGCCGCGACGGGGAGCACCTCGCCCAGGACGGCAAGCAGTACGGCACCAAGCAGCTGCACCAGGGCGGGGCGCCCGGCGCGTACGCCCCGCAGGGCACCGCCGCCCCGCAGGGCACCGCTGCTCCGGCGGGCGCGGCGGTCCTGCCGCTGGCGAAGAACGGCAAGCCGCTGACGCTGCGCTTCGTGGTGCCGTCGGGGGAGGGCTCTCAGACGCTGCGCACGGTGGCGGACCGGATCGGCCTCATGCTGGAGCGGGTCGGCATCCGGACCGAGATCACCAAGGTCGCGGACGAGAGCTACTTCAAGGACCACATTGCGTCCGGCCAGTACGACCTCGCCCTGTACTCGTGGCCCGCCTCCGCCTACCCCGCCACCGACGCCCGCCCCATCTACGCCAAGCCGGTGCCGGCCGCCGACGGATCCCTGAACGTCGAGCAGAACTACACGCGGGTCGGCACCGACCAGGTCGACCAGCTCTTCGACCAGGCGATCGCCACGCTGGACGAGTCCCAGGCGCGCTCCTTGATCCGCAAGGCCGACTCCCGTATCTGGGCCGCGGCCGGCTCGATCCCGCTGTACCAGCGTCCCCAGCTGACAGCGGCGAAGAGGAACGTCGCCAACGCGGGCGCCTTCGGCTTCCGGACACCGGTGTACGAGGACATGGGCTTCCTGAAGAAGGGCGCGCGGCCGTCGGCGTCGGCCTCGGCCACGGAACGCTGA
- the typA gene encoding translational GTPase TypA, whose product MATRHDIRNVAIVAHVDHGKTTLVDAMLKQAGAFAAHAAESLDDRMMDSNDLEREKGITILAKNTAVKYHPKDGGDVITINIIDTPGHADFGGEVERGLSMVDAVVLLVDASEGPLPQTRFVLRKALQARLPVILCINKTDRPDSRIDEVVNEAYDLFLDLDADEDQIEFPIVYACARDGVASLTKPEDGTVPQDSDSLEPFFSTILSHVPAPEYDEEAPLQAHVTNLDADNFLGRIALLRVEQGELRKGQTVTWIKRDGSMSNVRITELLMTEALTRKPAEMAGPGDICAVAGISDIMIGETLADPENPIPLPLITVDEPAISMTIGTNTSPLVGRGGTGKGADNKAAVKDRKVTARQVKDRLDRELIGNVSLRVLDTERPDAWEVQGRGELALAILVEQMRREGFELTIGKPQVVTKDVDGKVYEPVERMTIDVPEEHMGAVTQLMGVRKGRMDNMSNHGSGWVRMEFVVPSRGLIGFRTEFLTQTRGTGIGHSIHEGHEPWFGTLQTRNNGSLVADRAGAVTAFAMTNLQERGVLFTDPGTEVYEGMIVGENSRSDDMDVNITKEKKLTNMRSSSADSFEAIVPPRKLSLEQSLEFCRDDECVEVTPEAVRIRKVNLDARERARAASRAKHG is encoded by the coding sequence ATGGCCACGCGCCACGACATCCGCAATGTCGCCATCGTCGCCCACGTCGACCACGGCAAGACGACTCTTGTCGACGCCATGCTGAAGCAGGCCGGTGCCTTCGCAGCGCACGCCGCCGAGTCGCTCGACGACCGCATGATGGACTCGAACGACCTGGAGCGTGAGAAGGGCATCACGATCCTGGCCAAGAACACGGCCGTGAAGTACCACCCCAAGGATGGCGGCGACGTCATCACCATCAACATCATCGACACCCCGGGCCACGCCGACTTCGGTGGTGAGGTCGAGCGCGGTCTGTCGATGGTGGACGCGGTCGTCCTGCTGGTCGACGCCTCCGAGGGCCCGCTGCCGCAGACCCGCTTCGTGCTGCGCAAGGCGCTGCAGGCCCGCCTGCCCGTCATCCTGTGCATCAACAAGACGGACCGCCCCGACTCGCGTATCGACGAGGTCGTGAACGAGGCGTACGACCTCTTCCTCGACCTCGACGCCGACGAGGACCAGATCGAGTTCCCGATCGTCTACGCGTGTGCGCGGGACGGCGTGGCCTCGCTGACCAAGCCCGAGGACGGCACGGTCCCGCAGGACAGCGACAGCCTGGAGCCGTTCTTCTCCACGATCCTGTCCCACGTCCCGGCTCCGGAGTACGACGAGGAGGCGCCGCTCCAGGCGCACGTCACCAACCTGGACGCCGACAACTTCCTCGGCCGTATCGCGCTGCTCCGCGTCGAGCAGGGCGAGCTGCGCAAGGGCCAGACCGTCACGTGGATCAAGCGCGACGGCTCCATGTCCAACGTGCGTATCACCGAGCTGCTGATGACCGAGGCGCTCACCCGCAAGCCCGCCGAGATGGCCGGACCGGGTGACATCTGTGCCGTCGCCGGTATCTCGGACATCATGATCGGCGAGACCCTCGCCGACCCCGAGAACCCGATCCCGCTGCCGCTGATCACGGTCGACGAGCCGGCGATCTCCATGACCATCGGTACCAACACCTCGCCGCTGGTCGGCCGTGGCGGTACCGGCAAGGGCGCCGACAACAAGGCCGCGGTCAAGGACCGCAAGGTGACCGCCCGTCAGGTCAAGGACCGCCTCGACCGCGAGCTGATCGGTAACGTCTCCCTCCGCGTGCTCGACACCGAGCGCCCGGACGCCTGGGAGGTCCAGGGCCGCGGTGAGCTCGCGCTCGCCATCCTGGTCGAGCAGATGCGCCGCGAGGGCTTCGAGCTGACCATCGGCAAGCCGCAGGTCGTCACCAAGGATGTCGACGGCAAGGTCTACGAGCCGGTCGAGCGCATGACGATCGACGTGCCCGAGGAGCACATGGGCGCGGTCACGCAGCTCATGGGCGTCCGCAAGGGCCGTATGGACAACATGTCCAACCACGGCTCGGGCTGGGTCCGCATGGAGTTCGTGGTGCCGTCCCGCGGTCTCATCGGCTTCCGTACCGAGTTCCTCACGCAGACGCGCGGTACGGGCATCGGCCACTCCATCCACGAGGGTCACGAGCCGTGGTTCGGCACCCTGCAGACCCGCAACAACGGCTCGCTGGTCGCCGACCGCGCCGGTGCCGTCACCGCGTTCGCGATGACGAACCTCCAGGAGCGCGGCGTGCTGTTCACCGACCCGGGCACCGAGGTGTACGAGGGCATGATCGTCGGCGAGAACTCGCGCTCCGACGACATGGACGTCAACATCACCAAGGAGAAGAAGCTCACGAACATGCGGTCGTCCTCGGCCGACTCGTTCGAGGCGATCGTCCCGCCGCGCAAGCTCTCCCTGGAGCAGTCCCTGGAGTTCTGCCGCGACGACGAGTGCGTCGAGGTCACCCCGGAGGCGGTCCGCATCCGCAAGGTGAACCTGGACGCCCGCGAGCGCGCCCGCGCCGCGAGCCGCGCCAAGCACGGCTGA